Proteins from a single region of Haloarcula laminariae:
- a CDS encoding type II secretion system F family protein, producing the protein MQGELPDWRRAIRETAWLYEPLREFFAERSARHQGLREQLNAARMPVTVETYLARSAVLAAVAGVGGAIAGAALTWWLAASGTLASLSGVPGTGGLGRFVGANRGLVVGVVLPVALAAAFAVGAWYARYYLPGRRAAGRARKIGVGYPAAITFMYALSRGGLDIVEILERLAADEETYGEVAREAGLVVNQMDYLGKDFMQALRESSEVTPSPILSDFFSDLLSIVESGGSVESFLQDQREDAVQEARSVQAEYLERVELFAEVYVTLLVAGPLFALILLMVMGITGTSTLSQVNAIVYLGIPGGSVLALLVLDQLGAPFRQTARQPSDAVGRRPERPDDEAVAAYAERKRRGELWRRLSNPRQLFTDEPLRVLVVSVPLALVAVGLLVAAGLVSPSLSAFRAAPLAATVFLLVVPAFVALVPLAVFQELRQRRLDTIRRRFPSVLSSWASANRMGLRPSDALQIASDRADNVLARELRQVHNETEWFDDLRGALLRLARRSRTRVGTRTLRLVVEADEASGNLDETLSVAAEDARMDRELERARSRELSSYVVAALISFLVYLAILMLINEFYFEQAVAIGQQAGADTAGLPLSLQSIDAAGFRLAFIHSSLVQAVFIGLMTGKLSRGRVLAGLKYSLALLAVTVVVFGVV; encoded by the coding sequence ATGCAGGGGGAACTCCCGGACTGGCGGCGGGCGATTCGGGAGACTGCGTGGCTGTACGAACCGCTCCGGGAGTTCTTCGCCGAGCGGTCGGCCCGACACCAGGGGCTGCGCGAACAGCTCAACGCCGCCCGGATGCCGGTGACGGTCGAGACGTATCTGGCCCGCTCGGCCGTCCTGGCCGCGGTCGCCGGCGTCGGCGGCGCCATCGCGGGCGCGGCGCTGACCTGGTGGCTGGCCGCCAGCGGGACGCTCGCGTCGCTGTCGGGCGTTCCGGGGACCGGCGGCCTCGGGCGGTTCGTGGGGGCCAACCGGGGGCTGGTCGTGGGCGTGGTCCTGCCCGTGGCGCTGGCGGCGGCGTTCGCCGTCGGCGCCTGGTACGCCAGGTACTACCTGCCCGGGCGGCGGGCGGCCGGGCGCGCCCGGAAGATAGGCGTCGGCTACCCCGCCGCCATCACGTTCATGTACGCCCTCTCCCGGGGCGGCCTCGACATCGTCGAGATACTCGAACGGCTCGCGGCCGACGAGGAGACCTACGGCGAGGTGGCCCGGGAGGCCGGCCTCGTCGTCAACCAGATGGACTACCTCGGGAAGGACTTCATGCAGGCGCTCCGCGAGTCAAGCGAGGTGACCCCCTCGCCGATACTGAGCGACTTCTTCAGCGACCTCCTCTCCATCGTCGAGTCGGGCGGTTCCGTCGAGTCGTTTCTGCAGGACCAGCGCGAGGACGCGGTCCAGGAGGCCCGGTCCGTGCAGGCGGAGTATCTGGAGCGGGTCGAGCTGTTCGCGGAGGTGTACGTCACCCTCCTCGTCGCGGGCCCGCTGTTCGCGCTCATTCTCCTGATGGTGATGGGAATCACGGGGACGTCGACGCTGTCGCAGGTCAACGCCATCGTCTATCTCGGGATTCCGGGCGGGTCGGTGCTGGCGCTGCTCGTCCTTGACCAGCTCGGGGCGCCGTTCCGCCAGACGGCGCGCCAACCGTCGGACGCCGTCGGTCGGCGCCCGGAGCGGCCCGACGACGAGGCGGTGGCGGCCTACGCCGAGCGCAAGCGCCGCGGGGAGCTGTGGCGGCGGCTGTCCAATCCGCGACAGCTGTTCACCGATGAGCCCCTACGGGTGCTGGTCGTCTCGGTGCCGCTCGCGCTGGTGGCGGTCGGATTGCTGGTCGCGGCCGGCCTGGTGAGCCCGAGCCTGTCGGCCTTCCGCGCCGCGCCGCTCGCGGCGACGGTGTTCCTGCTGGTCGTCCCGGCCTTCGTCGCCCTGGTCCCGCTCGCGGTGTTCCAGGAGCTCCGACAGCGCCGCCTCGACACCATCAGGCGGCGGTTCCCGAGCGTCCTCTCCTCGTGGGCCAGCGCCAACCGGATGGGGCTGCGGCCGTCGGACGCGTTGCAGATAGCCAGCGACCGGGCGGACAACGTCCTCGCGCGGGAGCTCCGGCAGGTCCACAACGAGACGGAGTGGTTCGACGACCTCCGGGGGGCACTGTTGCGGCTGGCGCGGCGCTCGCGCACCCGGGTCGGGACCCGCACGCTGCGGCTGGTCGTCGAGGCCGACGAGGCCAGCGGAAACCTCGACGAGACGCTGTCGGTCGCCGCCGAGGACGCGCGGATGGACCGCGAACTCGAACGGGCGCGGTCGCGCGAGCTGTCCTCGTACGTCGTCGCGGCGCTCATCTCGTTTCTCGTGTACCTGGCGATTCTCATGCTCATCAACGAGTTCTACTTCGAGCAGGCGGTCGCCATCGGCCAGCAGGCGGGCGCTGACACGGCGGGCCTGCCGCTGAGCCTGCAGTCGATAGACGCCGCCGGGTTCAGGCTCGCCTTTATCCACTCCTCGCTCGTCCAGGCCGTCTTCATCGGCCTGATGACCGGCAAGCTCTCCCGCGGGCGGGTGCTGGCCGGGCTGAAGTACAGCCTCGCGCTACTGGCCGTGACCGTCGTCGTCTTCGGGGTGGTCTGA
- a CDS encoding NAD(P)H-binding protein yields MRVLVTGASGFVGSHLVPELVDRGHDVVALTRDPASYAAPGGVEVVEGDVLDPELSLPAADAAYYLVHSMEAGADFEARDRRAARNFREAVDEAGIERIIYLGGLGNEDEGLSEHLQSRREVERLLGDGEAELTALRAAIVIGEGSASFQIIRQLAARLPVMVTPSWVRTECQPIYVDDVVAYLAGVLETPETAGGTYDVGGPDVLTYQEILTTTARILVGRRPLIVPVPVLSPGLSARWLGLVTDVPVSVAKPLVDGLSNRVVVTDDSIDQYVQPDLTPFEESVRLALGTAPTAESTPIEA; encoded by the coding sequence CGCGGGACCCGGCGAGCTACGCCGCGCCCGGGGGCGTCGAGGTGGTCGAGGGCGACGTGCTCGACCCCGAGCTGTCGCTTCCCGCGGCCGACGCGGCCTACTATCTCGTCCACTCGATGGAGGCCGGCGCGGACTTCGAGGCCCGGGACCGACGCGCCGCCCGGAACTTCCGCGAGGCGGTCGACGAGGCGGGCATCGAGCGCATCATCTACCTCGGCGGGCTGGGAAACGAGGACGAGGGCCTCTCCGAACACCTGCAGTCGCGCCGTGAGGTGGAGCGGCTGCTCGGGGACGGCGAGGCCGAACTGACCGCGCTGCGGGCCGCCATCGTCATCGGTGAGGGATCGGCGAGCTTTCAGATAATCCGACAGCTCGCCGCCAGACTCCCGGTGATGGTGACCCCGTCGTGGGTCCGTACCGAGTGCCAGCCAATCTACGTCGACGACGTGGTGGCGTATCTCGCGGGCGTCCTCGAAACGCCCGAAACCGCCGGCGGGACCTACGATGTCGGCGGCCCGGACGTCCTGACATACCAGGAGATACTGACGACGACAGCCCGGATTCTTGTCGGCCGGCGCCCGCTCATCGTCCCCGTCCCCGTCCTCTCGCCGGGGCTGTCGGCCCGCTGGCTCGGGCTGGTGACCGACGTTCCGGTCAGCGTCGCCAAGCCGCTGGTCGACGGGCTCAGCAACCGCGTGGTCGTCACCGACGACAGCATCGACCAGTACGTCCAGCCCGACCTGACCCCCTTCGAGGAGAGCGTTCGGCTCGCGCTGGGAACGGCGCCGACCGCCGAATCGACGCCTATCGAGGCCTGA
- a CDS encoding PrsW family intramembrane metalloprotease, translated as MAERQRDPVERDADRSADLYEISDWEVRSTFDRVVYFLYYAGQWALRGLVILLALAILGVQIAFGGLGALGVQPLFAALAALSAIPALVLAGYIYYADVTTQEPLTLLVSTFLLGVLFAGFAAILNTVLQGPVQFIGSGFGLVPFLGQVAFFFLIVGPVEESVKLLAVRLYAFRDDRFDAVIDGAVYGAMAGLGFATIENALYIVQNTEMVTGTFQAINAGSGIAAVRALAGPGHVIYSAFAGYYLGLAKFNPEDAGPIVLKGLLIAAVIHAGYNTLAGPVTGVLSTVYGVNQFIAFIGFVVVYDGVFILLLLRKLDAYRQAYNRAQVAEGPESEPGVPEFER; from the coding sequence ATGGCCGAACGACAGCGGGACCCGGTCGAGCGAGACGCCGACCGGTCAGCGGACCTTTACGAGATATCCGACTGGGAGGTCCGGTCGACGTTCGACCGAGTGGTGTACTTCCTCTACTACGCCGGCCAGTGGGCGTTGCGCGGGCTGGTTATCCTGCTCGCTCTCGCCATCCTGGGCGTCCAGATAGCTTTCGGGGGCCTCGGTGCGCTCGGCGTCCAGCCGCTGTTTGCCGCGCTCGCGGCGCTGTCGGCGATTCCGGCGCTGGTGCTCGCGGGCTACATCTACTACGCGGACGTGACGACCCAGGAGCCGCTGACGCTGCTGGTCAGTACCTTCCTGCTGGGCGTGCTGTTTGCCGGGTTCGCGGCCATCCTGAACACGGTGTTGCAGGGGCCCGTCCAGTTCATCGGCTCCGGCTTCGGGCTGGTCCCGTTCCTCGGCCAGGTCGCCTTCTTCTTCCTCATCGTCGGGCCCGTCGAGGAGAGCGTGAAACTGCTCGCAGTGCGGCTGTACGCGTTCCGCGACGACCGCTTCGACGCCGTCATCGACGGCGCCGTCTACGGGGCGATGGCCGGGCTCGGCTTTGCCACCATCGAGAACGCGCTGTATATCGTCCAGAACACCGAGATGGTCACCGGGACCTTCCAGGCCATCAACGCGGGGAGCGGCATCGCGGCGGTGCGCGCGCTGGCCGGCCCGGGCCACGTCATCTACTCGGCCTTTGCGGGCTACTACCTCGGGCTGGCGAAGTTCAACCCCGAGGACGCCGGCCCCATCGTGCTGAAGGGGCTGCTCATCGCGGCGGTCATCCACGCCGGCTACAACACGCTCGCGGGGCCAGTCACGGGGGTCCTGTCGACGGTGTACGGCGTCAACCAGTTCATCGCGTTCATCGGGTTCGTCGTGGTCTACGACGGCGTCTTCATCCTGTTGTTGTTACGGAAGCTCGACGCCTACCGCCAGGCGTACAACCGGGCGCAGGTCGCCGAGGGCCCCGAGAGCGAGCCGGGCGTCCCCGAGTTCGAGCGCTAA
- the ribE gene encoding riboflavin synthase: protein MFTGIVEATGEVLAVTDDDGGRRIRVGTPFTDLSHGQSISISGACLTVEEFADGEWAEFFLARETLAKTFFDGLEVSDRVNLERAMPADGRFDGHIVQGHVDATAEVVGIEREGDVPASEASGSSSSERSEYDGDWTFSFSLPEGQREYLVEKGSITVDGISLTVAARGDDRFDVAIIPTTYRETALSEKSVGDPVHLEVDVVAKYVEQLC from the coding sequence ATGTTCACCGGTATCGTGGAGGCGACCGGCGAGGTACTGGCAGTGACCGACGACGACGGCGGCCGGCGAATCCGCGTCGGAACGCCGTTTACGGACCTCTCGCACGGCCAGTCTATCAGCATCAGCGGCGCGTGTCTCACCGTCGAGGAGTTCGCCGACGGCGAGTGGGCCGAGTTCTTCCTCGCCCGGGAGACGCTGGCGAAGACGTTCTTCGACGGCCTCGAAGTCAGCGACCGCGTCAATCTGGAACGGGCGATGCCCGCCGACGGCCGCTTCGACGGCCACATCGTCCAGGGCCACGTCGACGCCACGGCCGAGGTAGTGGGTATCGAACGGGAGGGGGATGTTCCCGCGAGCGAAGCGAGCGGGAGCTCGTCGTCCGAGCGAAGCGAGTACGACGGTGACTGGACGTTTTCGTTCTCGCTGCCCGAGGGACAGCGCGAGTACCTCGTCGAGAAGGGCTCTATCACCGTCGACGGTATCAGCCTCACCGTCGCGGCCCGGGGCGACGACCGGTTCGACGTGGCCATCATCCCGACGACCTACCGGGAGACGGCCCTCTCGGAGAAGTCCGTCGGCGACCCCGTCCACCTGGAGGTCGACGTGGTGGCCAAGTACGTCGAACAGCTCTGTTAG
- a CDS encoding DUF7289 family protein, which translates to MGDRRARGQSAVVGFVLLFALVILLMTILQVSAVPSWNQGEEFDHSQRVQNDLELLRDDVRTAAATGRVTSESVRLGLRYPRRPFLLNPTDPSGTIETTQPGTVRVTNLTASGESGDYWTGDDRTFTSRHVVYRPDYNEYDNGPTTVLENSVLYDRFGNRTLPATEEQLINGRRITLVTVNGSLSRSATGSADIAVEPVSAPEQVTSVESEGPVRLQLPTQLDESAWRALLADELVANGGHVYDNITVTDGDPHDTVTITLEGDRSYDLRMARVRLGSGSADASPHYITTESAAEPAPGGARRLVFEVRDRYNNPVSGVTVDAAVDGGAGTVTPVDGTTDENGHAVFRYDAAEGGAATVEATFGDEPGALETATITVDAAAGTGADGTGPAVTNVSTNRGASVVRGAELDLTASASDFQRGGTDIYAVEWWSDRAPPGGGPGSGFTLGPDDGEYDAVDETASAVVDTSGWAVGTHTISVRARDGNGNWGPTETYELRVTDPADPPAAGSFDVGITSADSPVTSGDTASVTATVTNNGEGSATQTVTLDVDGQDNPVDTRTLTLASGESTTITLAWQTRNNAHSNSPYTATVNSDDDSDTAEITVNNPGGGGSRGRLRCRPATVQPVAQGAAAGTLGVVKRSVRARRSADTPCRR; encoded by the coding sequence ATGGGCGACCGTCGCGCCCGGGGGCAGTCAGCCGTCGTCGGCTTCGTCCTCCTGTTCGCGCTCGTGATACTGTTGATGACCATCCTGCAGGTCAGCGCCGTCCCGTCGTGGAACCAGGGCGAGGAGTTCGACCACAGCCAGCGCGTCCAGAACGACCTCGAACTGCTGCGCGACGACGTCCGGACGGCGGCCGCGACGGGTCGCGTCACCTCCGAGTCGGTGCGGCTGGGACTGCGGTACCCGCGCCGGCCGTTCCTGTTGAACCCCACGGACCCGAGCGGGACTATCGAGACGACACAGCCGGGGACCGTCCGCGTGACGAACCTGACCGCGAGCGGGGAGAGCGGCGACTACTGGACCGGCGACGACCGGACGTTCACGTCCCGACACGTCGTCTACCGGCCGGACTACAACGAGTACGACAACGGCCCGACGACGGTGCTGGAAAACAGCGTCCTCTACGACCGCTTCGGGAACCGCACGCTGCCGGCGACCGAGGAACAGCTCATCAACGGCCGCCGCATCACGCTGGTCACGGTCAACGGCTCGCTGTCCCGGAGCGCGACCGGCAGCGCCGACATCGCCGTCGAACCGGTCAGCGCCCCCGAGCAGGTCACCAGCGTCGAGAGCGAGGGGCCCGTCCGACTGCAGCTCCCGACCCAGCTCGACGAGTCGGCGTGGCGGGCGCTGCTTGCCGACGAGCTGGTGGCAAACGGCGGCCACGTCTACGACAACATCACCGTCACCGACGGCGACCCCCATGACACGGTGACGATAACGCTGGAGGGCGACAGGAGCTACGACCTCCGGATGGCGCGGGTCCGCTTGGGCTCGGGCTCGGCCGACGCGAGCCCACACTACATCACGACAGAGTCGGCCGCCGAGCCCGCGCCGGGCGGCGCCCGACGGCTGGTGTTCGAGGTGCGCGACCGGTACAACAACCCGGTCAGCGGCGTCACGGTCGACGCCGCCGTCGACGGCGGCGCCGGAACGGTGACGCCGGTGGACGGGACGACCGACGAGAACGGCCACGCGGTGTTCCGGTACGACGCGGCCGAGGGCGGGGCGGCGACCGTCGAGGCGACGTTCGGGGACGAGCCCGGCGCGCTGGAGACGGCCACGATAACCGTCGACGCCGCCGCGGGGACGGGCGCGGACGGCACCGGCCCCGCGGTGACGAACGTCAGCACGAATCGCGGGGCGTCGGTCGTCCGGGGCGCGGAACTCGACCTCACCGCGTCGGCGAGTGACTTCCAGCGGGGCGGGACCGACATCTACGCCGTCGAGTGGTGGTCCGACCGGGCGCCGCCGGGCGGCGGGCCGGGGTCCGGCTTCACCCTCGGCCCCGACGACGGCGAGTACGACGCGGTCGACGAGACCGCCAGCGCCGTCGTGGACACGTCGGGGTGGGCGGTCGGCACCCACACGATCTCGGTCCGGGCGCGGGACGGTAACGGGAACTGGGGGCCGACGGAGACCTACGAACTCCGCGTGACCGACCCCGCGGACCCGCCGGCGGCGGGGAGCTTCGACGTCGGGATAACGAGCGCCGACTCGCCCGTCACGTCCGGGGACACGGCGAGCGTGACGGCGACGGTCACGAACAACGGCGAGGGGAGCGCGACGCAGACGGTAACGCTCGACGTCGACGGGCAGGACAACCCCGTCGACACGCGGACCCTGACGCTGGCGAGCGGGGAGTCGACGACGATAACGCTGGCGTGGCAGACGCGCAACAACGCCCACAGCAACTCGCCGTACACCGCGACCGTAAACAGCGACGACGACTCCGACACGGCGGAGATAACCGTCAACAACCCCGGCGGCGGGGGCTCGCGAGGCCGGTTACGGTGCCGACCGGCCACCGTCCAGCCGGTGGCTCAGGGGGCAGCGGCGGGGACTCTTGGCGTCGTAAAACGAAGCGTCAGAGCCCGCCGTAGCGCAGATACACCATGTCGGCGATGA
- a CDS encoding type II/IV secretion system ATPase subunit, with the protein MSGPETDRDEEAPADWATRIGDGADEPDHEDGAVAAGRDQPDGAIEQVEPVAEPPPPPDETVVERVKSWFDGHESDFAPAPSPEFVEDEFFDLSYRADATEVDRYWVDEPFAYIAILEADGDHRYHVVEPSLSTFEEYVRDDIMADLRDVLMHVEAGESDRSERLSSELGTMLSRYTQDAEPGSLHKIRYYIERDLLGYDRISPLLADRNLEDISCDGTDVPVYVYHHEYRDMVTNIRFGAERLNSLVVRLAQRSDRHISVADPMVDASLPNGSRIQMTLGTEVSTRGSNFTIRQFSDVPLTPIDLINFGSFSVETMTYFWLAIQNNLSLMFAGGTASGKTTAMNAISMFIPERNKVISIEDTREITLPHENWIQSVTRESQASGSGEIGMYKLLQAALRQRPEYLLVGEIRTEPEVALAFFQAMATGHAAYTTFHADSTETVLSRLQNPPLSVPEQMVRELDIISIQRQIFVGDRRVRRNVGIAELGREDGEHTTRDVYEWQPTTDTFRPVEQSGKLREIMYTNGWDEERLQTELSNRERLLRRMVREDISDYESFQTVVWRYNSHPEEVLELLDSGDLDSLL; encoded by the coding sequence ATGTCCGGCCCGGAAACAGACCGAGACGAGGAGGCGCCCGCCGACTGGGCCACGCGTATCGGCGACGGGGCGGACGAACCGGACCACGAGGACGGAGCGGTAGCGGCCGGCCGCGACCAGCCCGACGGGGCCATCGAGCAGGTCGAGCCGGTCGCGGAGCCGCCACCGCCGCCCGACGAGACCGTCGTCGAACGGGTGAAATCGTGGTTCGACGGCCACGAGAGCGACTTCGCGCCCGCGCCGTCCCCGGAGTTCGTCGAGGACGAGTTCTTCGACCTCTCCTACCGGGCGGACGCCACCGAGGTCGACCGGTACTGGGTGGACGAGCCCTTCGCCTACATCGCCATCCTCGAAGCCGACGGGGACCACCGGTACCACGTCGTCGAGCCCTCGCTGTCGACGTTCGAGGAGTACGTCCGCGACGACATCATGGCGGACCTGCGGGACGTGTTGATGCACGTCGAGGCCGGCGAGAGCGACCGGTCGGAACGGCTGAGCAGCGAACTCGGTACCATGCTGTCCCGCTACACGCAGGACGCCGAGCCGGGCTCGCTCCACAAGATTCGCTACTACATCGAGCGGGACCTGCTGGGCTACGACCGCATCAGCCCGCTGCTCGCCGACCGGAACCTGGAGGACATCTCCTGTGACGGGACCGACGTGCCGGTGTACGTCTACCACCACGAGTACCGCGACATGGTGACGAACATCCGCTTTGGCGCCGAGCGGCTGAACTCGCTCGTGGTCAGGCTGGCCCAGCGCAGCGACCGACACATCTCGGTCGCGGACCCGATGGTCGACGCCAGCCTCCCGAACGGCTCGCGCATCCAGATGACCCTCGGGACGGAAGTGAGCACGCGCGGGTCGAACTTCACCATCCGGCAGTTCTCGGACGTGCCCCTGACGCCGATAGACCTCATCAACTTCGGGTCCTTCTCCGTCGAGACGATGACGTACTTCTGGCTGGCCATCCAGAACAACCTCTCGCTGATGTTCGCCGGGGGGACGGCCTCGGGGAAGACGACGGCGATGAACGCCATCTCGATGTTCATCCCGGAGCGCAACAAGGTCATCTCCATCGAGGACACCCGCGAGATAACGCTCCCCCACGAGAACTGGATACAGAGCGTCACCCGCGAGAGCCAGGCCTCCGGCAGCGGCGAGATCGGGATGTACAAGCTCCTGCAGGCGGCGCTTCGCCAGCGACCCGAGTACCTGCTGGTCGGCGAGATACGGACGGAGCCGGAGGTCGCGCTGGCGTTCTTCCAGGCGATGGCGACGGGCCACGCCGCCTACACCACGTTCCACGCGGACTCGACGGAGACGGTCCTCTCGCGGCTGCAGAACCCGCCGCTGTCGGTGCCCGAACAGATGGTCCGCGAACTCGACATCATCTCCATCCAGCGCCAGATTTTCGTCGGCGACCGGCGGGTCCGGCGCAACGTCGGCATCGCCGAGCTCGGCCGCGAGGACGGCGAGCACACCACCCGCGACGTCTACGAGTGGCAGCCGACGACGGACACGTTCCGACCCGTCGAGCAGTCGGGGAAGCTGCGGGAGATAATGTACACGAACGGCTGGGACGAGGAGCGGCTCCAGACGGAGCTGTCGAACCGCGAACGCCTGCTCAGACGGATGGTCCGGGAGGACATCAGCGACTACGAGTCGTTCCAGACGGTCGTCTGGCGGTACAACAGCCACCCCGAAGAGGTGCTTGAACTGCTCGACAGCGGCGACCTCGACAGCCTCCTGTGA
- a CDS encoding TIGR00266 family protein, with the protein MDYEITHRPSYAQLTLTLEAGETVRAEGGAMVSQSGDLDIQTQAEGGLLKSLSRSVLGGESFFMNTFSANGPSTIQLAPALAGDVQHHELDSETLFVQSTSFLASHPDIEVDTKFGGGRSFFGGEGLFLLQLTGSGPAFISSYGAIDEHTVAPGETLTVDTGHIVAFEESVDFDVRKVGGLKSTLFSGEGLVCEFTGDGTVWTQTRSPDAFLAWLIPKLPTQSSSQ; encoded by the coding sequence ATGGACTACGAGATAACACACCGGCCCTCCTACGCACAGCTCACGCTGACCCTCGAAGCGGGCGAGACGGTCCGCGCCGAGGGCGGGGCGATGGTGAGTCAGTCGGGCGACCTCGACATCCAGACGCAGGCCGAAGGCGGACTGTTGAAGTCCCTCTCGCGGTCGGTGCTGGGCGGGGAATCGTTCTTCATGAACACTTTCAGCGCAAACGGGCCGAGTACGATCCAGCTCGCGCCAGCGCTCGCTGGCGACGTCCAGCACCACGAGCTGGACAGCGAGACGCTGTTTGTCCAGTCGACGTCGTTCCTCGCCTCACATCCCGACATCGAGGTCGACACGAAGTTCGGCGGCGGCCGGTCCTTCTTCGGCGGCGAAGGGCTCTTTCTGTTGCAACTGACCGGGAGCGGCCCGGCCTTCATCTCCAGCTACGGCGCCATCGACGAACACACCGTCGCCCCGGGCGAGACACTGACAGTCGACACTGGCCATATCGTCGCCTTCGAGGAGAGCGTCGACTTCGACGTGCGGAAGGTCGGCGGGCTCAAATCCACGCTGTTCAGTGGCGAGGGGCTGGTCTGTGAGTTCACCGGCGACGGGACGGTGTGGACCCAGACCCGCAGCCCGGACGCCTTCCTCGCCTGGCTGATTCCCAAGCTGCCCACTCAATCCTCGTCGCAGTGA
- the hisE gene encoding phosphoribosyl-ATP diphosphatase, which translates to MDDTDDVIDDVFAVIEDRKANLPEDSYTTSLFTHEKGENAVLEKLGEETTELILAAKDDDHEELAHESADIVYHLLVLLSMKGMDLGDLRDELAERR; encoded by the coding sequence ATGGACGACACCGACGACGTCATCGACGACGTGTTCGCGGTCATCGAGGACCGCAAGGCGAACCTCCCCGAGGATTCGTATACGACCTCGCTGTTCACGCACGAGAAAGGGGAGAACGCCGTCCTGGAGAAACTCGGCGAGGAGACGACGGAGCTGATTCTGGCCGCCAAGGACGACGACCACGAGGAGCTGGCCCACGAGTCCGCCGACATCGTCTACCACCTGCTCGTCCTGCTCTCGATGAAGGGGATGGACCTCGGGGACCTGCGCGACGAACTGGCCGAGCGGCGGTAG
- the pdxT gene encoding pyridoxal 5'-phosphate synthase glutaminase subunit PdxT, with product MSLRAGVLAVQGDVSEHARAIERAAAAHNESAEVVEIREAGLVPDCDVLLLPGGESTTISRLIHREGIASEIEAHVADGNPVLATCAGLIVAASDAQDDRVDTLNIVDATVERNAFGRQKDSFEAPLAVDGFEGSFPAVFIRAPVIDYVGSDVEVLASWDDRPVAIRDGPVVGTSFHPELTEDPRIHDLAFFDDVQS from the coding sequence ATGAGTCTACGGGCAGGTGTCCTCGCCGTCCAGGGCGACGTCTCCGAACACGCGAGGGCCATCGAGCGGGCCGCGGCGGCCCATAATGAGTCCGCGGAGGTCGTCGAGATACGCGAGGCCGGCCTCGTCCCCGACTGTGACGTACTGTTACTGCCCGGCGGCGAGTCGACGACCATCTCCCGGCTCATCCACCGAGAGGGTATCGCGAGCGAGATAGAGGCACACGTCGCCGACGGTAACCCCGTCCTGGCGACGTGTGCCGGGCTCATCGTCGCCGCCAGCGACGCGCAGGACGACCGCGTCGACACGCTGAACATCGTCGACGCCACCGTCGAGCGCAACGCCTTCGGCCGCCAGAAGGACAGCTTCGAGGCGCCACTGGCCGTGGACGGCTTCGAGGGGTCGTTCCCGGCTGTGTTCATCCGCGCGCCGGTCATCGACTACGTCGGGTCCGACGTGGAGGTGCTGGCCTCGTGGGACGACCGCCCCGTCGCTATCCGGGACGGCCCCGTCGTCGGCACGTCGTTCCACCCGGAACTGACCGAGGACCCCAGGATTCACGACCTGGCGTTCTTCGACGACGTGCAGTCGTAG